A single genomic interval of Acipenser ruthenus chromosome 28, fAciRut3.2 maternal haplotype, whole genome shotgun sequence harbors:
- the LOC117434732 gene encoding rhombotin-2: MSSAIERKTLDTTEEPVDEVLQVPPSLLTCGGCQQSIGERFFLKAIEQYWHEDCLSCDLCGCRLGEVGRRLYYKLGRKLCRRDYLRLFGQDGLCASCDKRIRAFEMTMRVRDKVYHLECFKCAACQKHFCVGDRYILINSDIVCEQDIFEWTKLNGML; the protein is encoded by the exons ATGTCATCGGCAATTGAGAGAAAAACCTTAGACACAACAGA GGAGCCCGTGGATGAGGTGCTGCAGGTGCCCccctccctcctgacctgtgggGGCTGCCAGCAAAGCATTGGGGAGCGCTTCTTCTTGAAGGCCATCGAGCAGTACTGGCACGAGGACTGTCTGAGCTGCGACCTGTGTGGTTGCCGGCTGGGTGAGGTGGGGCGCCGGCTCTACTACAAGCTGGGGAGGAAGCTGTGCCGCAGGGACTACCTCAG GTTGTTTGGTCAGGATGGGCTGTGTGCGTCCTGTGACAAACGGATCCGAGCATTCGAGATGACAATGCGCGTGCGGGACAAGGTGTACCACCTAGAGTGCTTCAAGTGTGCCGCCTGTCAGAAGCACTTCTGCGTGGGGGACCGGTACATCCTCATCAACTCAGACATCGTGTGTGAACAGGACATCTTCGAGTGGACCAAACTCAATGGCATGCTCTAG